Proteins from one Aspergillus nidulans FGSC A4 chromosome VIII genomic window:
- a CDS encoding protein scdA (transcript_id=CADANIAT00001836), which produces MTMASITRVLRPLSRTVPSLRPAAIRPLASRPLQSTYAFSTTCRRREADLTGLTPTPITHLSETESMMAETVSKFAEEQIGPKVREMDEAETMDPALVEHLFEQGIMGIEIPEEFGGAGMNFTAAIVAIEELARVDPSVSVLVDVHNTLVNTAFIKWGDAQVQRTWLPKLATGTVGSFCLSEPVSGSDAFALQTKAEKTADGYKLNGSKMWITNSMEAGVFIVFANLNPSKGYKGITAFIVEKDTPGFSIAKKEKKLGIKASSTCVLNFDDVVIPKGNLLGEEGQGYKYAIGLLNEGRIGIAAQMTGLALGAWENAAKYVWNDRRQFGQLVGEFQGMQHQIAQAYTEIAAARALVYNAARKKEAGQDFVQDAAMAKLYASQVAGRVAGSAVEWMGGMGFVREGIAEKMFRDSKIGAIYEGTSNIQLQTIAKLLQKQYTR; this is translated from the exons CACTTATGCATTCTCTACTACATGTCGCCGGCGGGAAGCCGATCTGACCGGCCTCACGCCGACGCCAATCACACACCTTTCCGAAACCGAGTCAATGATGGCCGAGACAGTGTCCAAAtttgctgaggagcagattgGCCCGAAAGTGCGGGAGATGGATGAAGCAGAGACTATGGACCCCGCTCTGGTAGAGCACCTATTCGAGCAAGGTATCATGGGCATTGAGATCCCCGAAGAATTCGGTGGTGCAGGCATGAACTTCACAGCGGCGATTGTGGCTATTGAGGAACTTGCTCGTGTCGACCCTAGCGTCAGTGTCCTGGTTGATGTTCACAACACTCTTGTCAACACTGCATTCATCAAGTGGGGTGACGCCCAGGTCCAACGGACGTGGCTGCCAAAGCTGGCTACCGGCACGGTTGGCTCCTTCTGTCTCTCCGAGCCTGTCTCTGGCTCAGATGCCTTTGCCCTCCAGACAAAGGCCGAGAAGACGGCAGACGGGTATAAATTGAACGGATCCAAGATGTGGATTACCAACTCCATGGAGGCAGgtgtcttcatcgtcttcgccaACCTGAATCCCAGCAAGGGGTACAAGGGTATTACTGCCTTCATTGTTGAGAAGGACACCCCCGGATTCTCTAttgcgaagaaggagaagaagctcggcatcaaggccagcagcacCTGCGTGCTCAACTTCGATGACGTTGTCATCCCTAAGGGTAACCTTCTTGGTGAGGAAGGCCAGGGTTATAAATATGCCATTGGTTTACTCAACGAAGGACGTATCGGCATTGCTGCTCAGATGACCGGTTTGGCACTAGGGGCATGGGAAAATGCTGCAAA ATACGTCTGGAACGACCGCCGACAATTTGGGCAACTTGTTGGAGAGTTCCAAGGCATGCAGCACCAGATCGCGCAAGCCTACACTGAGATTGCCGCCGCCCGCGCCCTCGTCTACAATGCGGCTCGCAAGAAGGAAGCGGGTCAGGATTTCGTTCAGGACGCCGCTATGGCCAAGCTTTACGCCTCACAGGTAGCCGGCCGCGTTGCTGGCTCGGCTGTCGAGTGGATGGGCGGCATGGGCTTCGTCCGCGAGGGCATCGCGGAGAAGATGTTCCGTGATAGCAAGATCGGAGCAATTTACGAGGGAACGAGTAACATCCAGCTGCAGACGATCGCGAAGTTGTTGCAGAAGCAATACACGCGATGA